A part of Musa acuminata AAA Group cultivar baxijiao unplaced genomic scaffold, Cavendish_Baxijiao_AAA HiC_scaffold_1095, whole genome shotgun sequence genomic DNA contains:
- the LOC103989163 gene encoding auxin-responsive protein IAA21 — MTPPLEHDYIGLSEGPDKLSSANLKDTELRLGLPGSDSPERVDGGGTGLTLGPPKNFVSGSKRGFSDAIDEPREWGLTGVNRSDVEQGKGGVSFSAKGENAGGKPTIEGKDDGGAAKVAPLAKAQVVGWPPIRSYRRNTMAANPSKNKEDAEGKQGVDCLYIKVSMDGAPYLRKVDLKTYANYKDLSLALAKMFTCFTIGQCGAHGMSSRETLTEGRVMDLLQGSEYVLTYEDKDSDWMLVGDVPWDMFTDSCRRLRIMKGSDAIGIAPRAMEKSKSQN; from the exons aTGACACCGCCATTGGAGCACGATTACATAGGCCTCTCGGAGGGCCCCGATAAGCTCTCCTCCGCCAACCTCAAGGACACGGAGCTCCGGCTTGGGCTCCCGGGTTCCGACTCCCCCGAGAGGGTCGATGGAGGAGGGACCGGCCTGACGCTTGGGCCTCCTAAGAACTTCGTCTCCGGCTCCAAGAGGGGGTTCTCGGACGCCATCGACGAGCCGCGGGAGTGGGGGCTCACAGGAGTCAACAGATCTGATGTGGAACAGGGGAAGGGCGGGGTTTCCTTCTCGGCGAAGGGTGAGAACGCTGGTGGAAAGCCGACGATCGAGGGGAAGGATGACGGCGGAGCGGCAAAGGTGGCGCCTTTGGCGAA GGCACAAGTTGTTGGTTGGCCACCCATCCGGAGTTACAGAAGGAATACAATGGCTGCAAACCCAAGCAAGAACAAGGAGGATGCGGAAGGTAAACAAGGGGTGGACTGCCTCTATATTAAGGTCAGCATGGATGGAGCTCCATATCTCAGAAAAGTTGACCTAAAAACATACGCCAATTACAAAGATCTCTCACTGGCTCTTGCGAAAATGTTTACCTGCTTTACCATTG GTCAGTGTGGTGCACATGGAATGTCGAGCAGAGAGACACTAACTGAGGGTCGAGTGATGGATCTTCTTCAAGGGTCCGAATATGTTCTTACCTATGAGGACAAGGACAGTGATTGGATGCTTGTCGGTGATGTTCCTTGGGA CATGTTTACTGATTCCTGTAGGAGGCTAAGGATTATGAAGGGTTCAGATGCAATTGGAATCG CCCCAAGGGCCATGGAGAAGTCCAAGAGCCAGAATTAG
- the LOC135666406 gene encoding glutamate receptor 2.7-like isoform X3: MGWAIHLLFACFFGALQKAMVSAHDAAVPVNVGVILDVSSSAGKKSWTSISMAVDDFYATHGNCTTRVVLHLRNSKNDVVGAAAAAVDLLKNFQVQAIIGPETSTEASFVINLGNQSQVGAIAAIVRYFGWREVVPVYEDSEYGAGVIPFLVDALQAVDSGVPYRSVIPSAAADEEMDKELYKLMTMQTRVFIVHMLPALGARFFQRAKNLGMMSGGFVWITTDGITDVLEELDHILRITEAMQGVIAVRPLVERSEDVVNFTARFRSRFRQENPTIKAADPSVFQLWAYDTTWATTMAVENLGPKRSSFRRPQSGDHSTDLDVIGSSESGPALLKAILNTRFKGLAGDFRLLGGQLQSSAYEIVNVIGNSARVIEFWTPKLGISKQLDTAVGAGLNSIIWPGISAAVPKGWEIPTGGKKLRIGVPVKKGFNQFVNVGWESSTNRTVVTGYCIDIFKAVMEALPYAVTYEFFPFRPSANSYDHLIYQVYLKNFDAVVGDTTITAERTLYVDFTMPYTESGVSMVVPVKEDPRKMWVFLKPLTPNLWLVSFAFFVFMGFTVLVIEHSNAEFGRQPSERLGKVFYFVFSVLVFSQTESLRSNFSRIAMVVWMFVVLILTSSYTASLTSRLTVQQLQPTAADLKQLLSTGAYIGYQDGSFAAEILKRMGFKSSKLRHFSTSDQYAEALLQGGAKGGVDAIFDEIPYLKLFLSEHCNGFTMLSWTYKTDGFGFVFQKGSPLVPDVSRAVLNVTEGDKMVAIQNKWFRDTICPSQNNAVTSASLNLYQFSGLFLITGVVSTLAALIFLFLHSRNSTIRGPLIRNILHGPQNPNQAHP; the protein is encoded by the exons ATGGGGTGGGCAATTCATCTTCTCTTTGCTTGCTTCTTTGGCGCCCTCCAAAAGGCGATGGTTTCGGCTCACGATGCGGCGGTGCCGGTTAACGTGGGCGTGATCCTGGACGTCTCATCCTCGGCCGGGAAGAAGAGCTGGACCAGCATTTCCATGGCGGTCGATGATTTCTACGCCACTCATGGCAACTGCACCACGAGAGTTGTCCTGCATCTCAGGAACTCGAAGAACGACGTCGTCGGTGCAGCAGCTGCAG CTGTGGACCTACTCAAGAACTTCCAGGTGCAGGCAATCATCGGCCCCGAGACGTCCACCGAGGCCAGCTTCGTCATCAACTTGGGAAACCAGAGCCAG GTCGGCGCCATTGCCGCCATCGTCCGATACTTCGGCTGGCGCGAGGTGGTCCCCGTGTACGAGGACTCCGAGTACGGCGCGGGAGTCATCCCCTTCCTCGTCGACGCCCTCCAAGCCGTCGATTCCGGCGTGCCCTACCGCAGCGTCATCCCCTCCGCCGCTGCTGACGAAGAGATGGACAAGGAGCTGTACAAGCTGATGACGATGCAGACCCGGGTGTTCATCGTGCACATGCTTCCCGCCCTCGGAGCACGCTTCTTCCAGAGGGCCAAGAACCTGGGCATGATGAGCGGCGGCTTCGTGTGGATCACCACCGATGGGATCACCGACGTCCTCGAAGAACTTGACCATATCCTGAGGATCACCGAAGCGATGCAGGGTGTGATCGCCGTCCGTCCCTTAGTCGAGAGATCGGAGGACGTCGTCAACTTCACAGCTAGGTTCAGATCCAGGTTCCGCCAGGAGAACCCGACCATCAAAGCGGCTGACCCCTCGGTGTTCCAGCTGTGGGCCTACGACACGACATGGGCGACCACCATGGCCGTCGAAAACTTGGGCCCCAAAAGATCGAGCTTTCGCAGACCCCAGTCCGGGGATCACTCCACCGATTTGGACGTGATCGGTTCGTCCGAATCAGGGCCGGCGCTGCTCAAAGCCATCCTGAATACACGGTTCAAAGGTTTGGCCGGCGACTTCCGGCTTCTGGGCGGTCAACTCCAGTCGTCCGCGTACGAGATCGTCAATGTTATCGGAAATTCTGCGAGGGTGATCGAGTTCTGGACACCAAAGCTCGGGATCTCGAAGCAACTCGACACCGCCGTCGGTGCCGGCCTAAATTCCATTATATGGCCGGGAATTTCCGCCGCCGTGCCCAAAGGATGGGAAATACCAACCGGTGGAAAGAAACTCCGGATTGGCGTACCGGTGAAGAAGGGGTTCAACCAGTTCGTCAACGTCGGGTGGGAGTCGTCAACCAACCGAACGGTCGTCACCGGCTACTGCATCGACATCTTTAAGGCGGTCATGGAAGCCCTGCCATATGCAGTCACCTATGAGTTCTTCCCCTTCCGCCCTTCCGCCAATTCCTACGACCATTTGATTTACCAAGTATATCTAAAG AACTTCGACGCTGTGGTCGGCGACACGACGATCACCGCCGAGCGGACGCTCTACGTGGACTTCACGATGCCGTACACCGAGTCGGGGGTGTCGATGGTCGTCCCGGTGAAGGAGGACCCGAGAAAGATGTGGGTCTTCCTGAAGCCGCTGACACCCAACCTCTGGCTCGTGAGCTTTGCCTTCTTTGTGTTCATGGGGTTCACGGTGCTGGTGATCGAACACTCGAACGCGGAATTCGGCAGGCAGCCGTCGGAGCGACTTGGCAAAGTCTTCTACTTCGTGTTCTCTGTTCTCGTCTTCAGCCAAA CGGAGTCGTTGAGGAGCAACTTTTCGAGGATTGCGATGGTGGTTTGGATGTTTGTGGTGCTGATACTGACATCGAGCTACACGGCGAGCCTGACATCGAGGCTGACGGTGCAGCAGTTGCAGCCCACTGCGGCCGATCTGAAACAGCTACTGAGCACCGGGGCGTACATTGGCTACCAAGATGGATCTTTTGCGGCGGAGATACTGAAGAGGATGGGATTCAAAAGCTCCAAGCTCAGGCACTTCAGCACATCCGATCAGTACGCCGAAGCTCTACTACAAGGGGGTGCCAAGGGAGGGGTGGACGCCATTTTCGACGAGATACCGTACCTCAAGCTCTTCCTCTCGGAGCACTGCAACGGCTTCACCATGCTCAGCTGGACCTACAAGACCGACGGATTCGGCTTC GTCTTCCAAAAGGGCTCGCCGCTGGTGCCCGACGTCTCGAGGGCGGTGCTGAACGTGACGGAGGGGGACAAGATGGTGGCCATCCAAAACAAATGGTTCAGAGACACGATCTGTCCGAGCCAGAACAACGCCGTCACCTCCGCGAGCCTCAACTTGTACCAGTTCTCAGGCCTTTTCCTCATCACAGGCGTCGTCTCGACGCTTGCGGCGCTGATCTTCTTGTTTCTGCACTCTCGCAATAGTACTATAAGAGGACCATTGATCAGGAACATTCTCCATGGCCCGCAGAATCCAAATCAAGCACATCCCTGA
- the LOC135666406 gene encoding glutamate receptor 2.7-like isoform X2, translating to MGWAIHLLFACFFGALQKAMVSAHDAAVPVNVGVILDVSSSAGKKSWTSISMAVDDFYATHGNCTTRVVLHLRNSKNDVVGAAAAAVDLLKNFQVQAIIGPETSTEASFVINLGNQSQVPVLSFSATSPSLSPARAPFFVRTTLNDSSQVGAIAAIVRYFGWREVVPVYEDSEYGAGVIPFLVDALQAVDSGVPYRSVIPSAAADEEMDKELYKLMTMQTRVFIVHMLPALGARFFQRAKNLGMMSGGFVWITTDGITDVLEELDHILRITEAMQGVIAVRPLVERSEDVVNFTARFRSRFRQENPTIKAADPSVFQLWAYDTTWATTMAVENLGPKRSSFRRPQSGDHSTDLDVIGSSESGPALLKAILNTRFKGLAGDFRLLGGQLQSSAYEIVNVIGNSARVIEFWTPKLGISKQLDTAVGAGLNSIIWPGISAAVPKGWEIPTGGKKLRIGVPVKKGFNQFVNVGWESSTNRTVVTGYCIDIFKAVMEALPYAVTYEYLTGWMMVQNFDAVVGDTTITAERTLYVDFTMPYTESGVSMVVPVKEDPRKMWVFLKPLTPNLWLVSFAFFVFMGFTVLVIEHSNAEFGRQPSERLGKVFYFVFSVLVFSQTESLRSNFSRIAMVVWMFVVLILTSSYTASLTSRLTVQQLQPTAADLKQLLSTGAYIGYQDGSFAAEILKRMGFKSSKLRHFSTSDQYAEALLQGGAKGGVDAIFDEIPYLKLFLSEHCNGFTMLSWTYKTDGFGFVFQKGSPLVPDVSRAVLNVTEGDKMVAIQNKWFRDTICPSQNNAVTSASLNLYQFSGLFLITGVVSTLAALIFLFLHSRNSTIRGPLIRNILHGPQNPNQAHP from the exons ATGGGGTGGGCAATTCATCTTCTCTTTGCTTGCTTCTTTGGCGCCCTCCAAAAGGCGATGGTTTCGGCTCACGATGCGGCGGTGCCGGTTAACGTGGGCGTGATCCTGGACGTCTCATCCTCGGCCGGGAAGAAGAGCTGGACCAGCATTTCCATGGCGGTCGATGATTTCTACGCCACTCATGGCAACTGCACCACGAGAGTTGTCCTGCATCTCAGGAACTCGAAGAACGACGTCGTCGGTGCAGCAGCTGCAG CTGTGGACCTACTCAAGAACTTCCAGGTGCAGGCAATCATCGGCCCCGAGACGTCCACCGAGGCCAGCTTCGTCATCAACTTGGGAAACCAGAGCCAGGTCCCTGTCCTCTCCTTCTCCGCCACGAGCCCTTCCCTCTCCCCCGCTCGTGCCCCCTTCTTCGTCCGCACCACCCTTAATGACTCCTCCCAGGTCGGCGCCATTGCCGCCATCGTCCGATACTTCGGCTGGCGCGAGGTGGTCCCCGTGTACGAGGACTCCGAGTACGGCGCGGGAGTCATCCCCTTCCTCGTCGACGCCCTCCAAGCCGTCGATTCCGGCGTGCCCTACCGCAGCGTCATCCCCTCCGCCGCTGCTGACGAAGAGATGGACAAGGAGCTGTACAAGCTGATGACGATGCAGACCCGGGTGTTCATCGTGCACATGCTTCCCGCCCTCGGAGCACGCTTCTTCCAGAGGGCCAAGAACCTGGGCATGATGAGCGGCGGCTTCGTGTGGATCACCACCGATGGGATCACCGACGTCCTCGAAGAACTTGACCATATCCTGAGGATCACCGAAGCGATGCAGGGTGTGATCGCCGTCCGTCCCTTAGTCGAGAGATCGGAGGACGTCGTCAACTTCACAGCTAGGTTCAGATCCAGGTTCCGCCAGGAGAACCCGACCATCAAAGCGGCTGACCCCTCGGTGTTCCAGCTGTGGGCCTACGACACGACATGGGCGACCACCATGGCCGTCGAAAACTTGGGCCCCAAAAGATCGAGCTTTCGCAGACCCCAGTCCGGGGATCACTCCACCGATTTGGACGTGATCGGTTCGTCCGAATCAGGGCCGGCGCTGCTCAAAGCCATCCTGAATACACGGTTCAAAGGTTTGGCCGGCGACTTCCGGCTTCTGGGCGGTCAACTCCAGTCGTCCGCGTACGAGATCGTCAATGTTATCGGAAATTCTGCGAGGGTGATCGAGTTCTGGACACCAAAGCTCGGGATCTCGAAGCAACTCGACACCGCCGTCGGTGCCGGCCTAAATTCCATTATATGGCCGGGAATTTCCGCCGCCGTGCCCAAAGGATGGGAAATACCAACCGGTGGAAAGAAACTCCGGATTGGCGTACCGGTGAAGAAGGGGTTCAACCAGTTCGTCAACGTCGGGTGGGAGTCGTCAACCAACCGAACGGTCGTCACCGGCTACTGCATCGACATCTTTAAGGCGGTCATGGAAGCCCTGCCATATGCAGTCACCTATGA ATACTTGACCGGCTGGATGATGGTACAGAACTTCGACGCTGTGGTCGGCGACACGACGATCACCGCCGAGCGGACGCTCTACGTGGACTTCACGATGCCGTACACCGAGTCGGGGGTGTCGATGGTCGTCCCGGTGAAGGAGGACCCGAGAAAGATGTGGGTCTTCCTGAAGCCGCTGACACCCAACCTCTGGCTCGTGAGCTTTGCCTTCTTTGTGTTCATGGGGTTCACGGTGCTGGTGATCGAACACTCGAACGCGGAATTCGGCAGGCAGCCGTCGGAGCGACTTGGCAAAGTCTTCTACTTCGTGTTCTCTGTTCTCGTCTTCAGCCAAA CGGAGTCGTTGAGGAGCAACTTTTCGAGGATTGCGATGGTGGTTTGGATGTTTGTGGTGCTGATACTGACATCGAGCTACACGGCGAGCCTGACATCGAGGCTGACGGTGCAGCAGTTGCAGCCCACTGCGGCCGATCTGAAACAGCTACTGAGCACCGGGGCGTACATTGGCTACCAAGATGGATCTTTTGCGGCGGAGATACTGAAGAGGATGGGATTCAAAAGCTCCAAGCTCAGGCACTTCAGCACATCCGATCAGTACGCCGAAGCTCTACTACAAGGGGGTGCCAAGGGAGGGGTGGACGCCATTTTCGACGAGATACCGTACCTCAAGCTCTTCCTCTCGGAGCACTGCAACGGCTTCACCATGCTCAGCTGGACCTACAAGACCGACGGATTCGGCTTC GTCTTCCAAAAGGGCTCGCCGCTGGTGCCCGACGTCTCGAGGGCGGTGCTGAACGTGACGGAGGGGGACAAGATGGTGGCCATCCAAAACAAATGGTTCAGAGACACGATCTGTCCGAGCCAGAACAACGCCGTCACCTCCGCGAGCCTCAACTTGTACCAGTTCTCAGGCCTTTTCCTCATCACAGGCGTCGTCTCGACGCTTGCGGCGCTGATCTTCTTGTTTCTGCACTCTCGCAATAGTACTATAAGAGGACCATTGATCAGGAACATTCTCCATGGCCCGCAGAATCCAAATCAAGCACATCCCTGA
- the LOC135666406 gene encoding glutamate receptor 2.7-like isoform X1 translates to MGWAIHLLFACFFGALQKAMVSAHDAAVPVNVGVILDVSSSAGKKSWTSISMAVDDFYATHGNCTTRVVLHLRNSKNDVVGAAAAAVDLLKNFQVQAIIGPETSTEASFVINLGNQSQVPVLSFSATSPSLSPARAPFFVRTTLNDSSQVGAIAAIVRYFGWREVVPVYEDSEYGAGVIPFLVDALQAVDSGVPYRSVIPSAAADEEMDKELYKLMTMQTRVFIVHMLPALGARFFQRAKNLGMMSGGFVWITTDGITDVLEELDHILRITEAMQGVIAVRPLVERSEDVVNFTARFRSRFRQENPTIKAADPSVFQLWAYDTTWATTMAVENLGPKRSSFRRPQSGDHSTDLDVIGSSESGPALLKAILNTRFKGLAGDFRLLGGQLQSSAYEIVNVIGNSARVIEFWTPKLGISKQLDTAVGAGLNSIIWPGISAAVPKGWEIPTGGKKLRIGVPVKKGFNQFVNVGWESSTNRTVVTGYCIDIFKAVMEALPYAVTYEFFPFRPSANSYDHLIYQVYLKNFDAVVGDTTITAERTLYVDFTMPYTESGVSMVVPVKEDPRKMWVFLKPLTPNLWLVSFAFFVFMGFTVLVIEHSNAEFGRQPSERLGKVFYFVFSVLVFSQTESLRSNFSRIAMVVWMFVVLILTSSYTASLTSRLTVQQLQPTAADLKQLLSTGAYIGYQDGSFAAEILKRMGFKSSKLRHFSTSDQYAEALLQGGAKGGVDAIFDEIPYLKLFLSEHCNGFTMLSWTYKTDGFGFVFQKGSPLVPDVSRAVLNVTEGDKMVAIQNKWFRDTICPSQNNAVTSASLNLYQFSGLFLITGVVSTLAALIFLFLHSRNSTIRGPLIRNILHGPQNPNQAHP, encoded by the exons ATGGGGTGGGCAATTCATCTTCTCTTTGCTTGCTTCTTTGGCGCCCTCCAAAAGGCGATGGTTTCGGCTCACGATGCGGCGGTGCCGGTTAACGTGGGCGTGATCCTGGACGTCTCATCCTCGGCCGGGAAGAAGAGCTGGACCAGCATTTCCATGGCGGTCGATGATTTCTACGCCACTCATGGCAACTGCACCACGAGAGTTGTCCTGCATCTCAGGAACTCGAAGAACGACGTCGTCGGTGCAGCAGCTGCAG CTGTGGACCTACTCAAGAACTTCCAGGTGCAGGCAATCATCGGCCCCGAGACGTCCACCGAGGCCAGCTTCGTCATCAACTTGGGAAACCAGAGCCAGGTCCCTGTCCTCTCCTTCTCCGCCACGAGCCCTTCCCTCTCCCCCGCTCGTGCCCCCTTCTTCGTCCGCACCACCCTTAATGACTCCTCCCAGGTCGGCGCCATTGCCGCCATCGTCCGATACTTCGGCTGGCGCGAGGTGGTCCCCGTGTACGAGGACTCCGAGTACGGCGCGGGAGTCATCCCCTTCCTCGTCGACGCCCTCCAAGCCGTCGATTCCGGCGTGCCCTACCGCAGCGTCATCCCCTCCGCCGCTGCTGACGAAGAGATGGACAAGGAGCTGTACAAGCTGATGACGATGCAGACCCGGGTGTTCATCGTGCACATGCTTCCCGCCCTCGGAGCACGCTTCTTCCAGAGGGCCAAGAACCTGGGCATGATGAGCGGCGGCTTCGTGTGGATCACCACCGATGGGATCACCGACGTCCTCGAAGAACTTGACCATATCCTGAGGATCACCGAAGCGATGCAGGGTGTGATCGCCGTCCGTCCCTTAGTCGAGAGATCGGAGGACGTCGTCAACTTCACAGCTAGGTTCAGATCCAGGTTCCGCCAGGAGAACCCGACCATCAAAGCGGCTGACCCCTCGGTGTTCCAGCTGTGGGCCTACGACACGACATGGGCGACCACCATGGCCGTCGAAAACTTGGGCCCCAAAAGATCGAGCTTTCGCAGACCCCAGTCCGGGGATCACTCCACCGATTTGGACGTGATCGGTTCGTCCGAATCAGGGCCGGCGCTGCTCAAAGCCATCCTGAATACACGGTTCAAAGGTTTGGCCGGCGACTTCCGGCTTCTGGGCGGTCAACTCCAGTCGTCCGCGTACGAGATCGTCAATGTTATCGGAAATTCTGCGAGGGTGATCGAGTTCTGGACACCAAAGCTCGGGATCTCGAAGCAACTCGACACCGCCGTCGGTGCCGGCCTAAATTCCATTATATGGCCGGGAATTTCCGCCGCCGTGCCCAAAGGATGGGAAATACCAACCGGTGGAAAGAAACTCCGGATTGGCGTACCGGTGAAGAAGGGGTTCAACCAGTTCGTCAACGTCGGGTGGGAGTCGTCAACCAACCGAACGGTCGTCACCGGCTACTGCATCGACATCTTTAAGGCGGTCATGGAAGCCCTGCCATATGCAGTCACCTATGAGTTCTTCCCCTTCCGCCCTTCCGCCAATTCCTACGACCATTTGATTTACCAAGTATATCTAAAG AACTTCGACGCTGTGGTCGGCGACACGACGATCACCGCCGAGCGGACGCTCTACGTGGACTTCACGATGCCGTACACCGAGTCGGGGGTGTCGATGGTCGTCCCGGTGAAGGAGGACCCGAGAAAGATGTGGGTCTTCCTGAAGCCGCTGACACCCAACCTCTGGCTCGTGAGCTTTGCCTTCTTTGTGTTCATGGGGTTCACGGTGCTGGTGATCGAACACTCGAACGCGGAATTCGGCAGGCAGCCGTCGGAGCGACTTGGCAAAGTCTTCTACTTCGTGTTCTCTGTTCTCGTCTTCAGCCAAA CGGAGTCGTTGAGGAGCAACTTTTCGAGGATTGCGATGGTGGTTTGGATGTTTGTGGTGCTGATACTGACATCGAGCTACACGGCGAGCCTGACATCGAGGCTGACGGTGCAGCAGTTGCAGCCCACTGCGGCCGATCTGAAACAGCTACTGAGCACCGGGGCGTACATTGGCTACCAAGATGGATCTTTTGCGGCGGAGATACTGAAGAGGATGGGATTCAAAAGCTCCAAGCTCAGGCACTTCAGCACATCCGATCAGTACGCCGAAGCTCTACTACAAGGGGGTGCCAAGGGAGGGGTGGACGCCATTTTCGACGAGATACCGTACCTCAAGCTCTTCCTCTCGGAGCACTGCAACGGCTTCACCATGCTCAGCTGGACCTACAAGACCGACGGATTCGGCTTC GTCTTCCAAAAGGGCTCGCCGCTGGTGCCCGACGTCTCGAGGGCGGTGCTGAACGTGACGGAGGGGGACAAGATGGTGGCCATCCAAAACAAATGGTTCAGAGACACGATCTGTCCGAGCCAGAACAACGCCGTCACCTCCGCGAGCCTCAACTTGTACCAGTTCTCAGGCCTTTTCCTCATCACAGGCGTCGTCTCGACGCTTGCGGCGCTGATCTTCTTGTTTCTGCACTCTCGCAATAGTACTATAAGAGGACCATTGATCAGGAACATTCTCCATGGCCCGCAGAATCCAAATCAAGCACATCCCTGA
- the LOC135666407 gene encoding rac-like GTP-binding protein 2 isoform X2, giving the protein MSATKFIKCVTVGDGAVGKTCMLICYTSNKFPTDYIPTVFDNFSANVSVDGSIVNLGLWDTAGQEDYSRLRPLSYRGADIFVLAFSLISRASYENVLKKWMPELRRFAPNVPIVLVGTKLDLREDKGYLADHPGATAITPAQGEELRKQIGAAAYIECSSKTQQNVKAVFDTAIKVVLQPPRRKEVPKKKSKRSSGCLMANFMCRGTCDA; this is encoded by the exons ATGAGCGCCACCAAGTTCATCAAGTGTGTGACTGTTGGAGACGGGGCTGTGGGGAAGACCTGCATGCTCATATGTTACACCAGCAACAAGTTCCCCACT GACTACATCCCGACTGTGTTCGATAACTTCAGCGCTAATGTCTCTGTTGATGGCAGCATCGTCAACTTAGGATTGTGGGATACTGCAG GACAAGAAGACTACAGCAGGTTGAGGCCGCTGAGCTATAGAGGGGCAGATATATTTGTTCTGGCTTTCTCGCTAATCAGCAGGGCAAGCTACGAGAACGTTCTCAAGAAG TGGATGCCTGAGCTTCGACGCTTTGCACCAAATGTTCCTATTGTTCTGGTTGGAACAAAACTAG ATCTTCGCGAAGACAAAGGATATCTTGCTGATCATCCAGGTGCAACTGCAATAACTCCAGCTCAA GGAGAAGAGCTCAGGAAACAAATTGGTGCTGCAGCATACATCGAGTGTAGCTCCAAGACACAACAG AACGTCAAGGCTGTCTTTGATACTGCAATCAAGGTAGTTCTTCAACCTCCACGAAGGAAGGAGGTACCCAAGAAGAAAAGTAAAAGAAGCTCTGGTTGTCTAATGGC GAACTTCATGTGTAGAGGCACTTGCGATGCCTAA
- the LOC135666407 gene encoding rac-like GTP-binding protein 2 isoform X1, translating to MSATKFIKCVTVGDGAVGKTCMLICYTSNKFPTDYIPTVFDNFSANVSVDGSIVNLGLWDTAGQEDYSRLRPLSYRGADIFVLAFSLISRASYENVLKKWMPELRRFAPNVPIVLVGTKLDLREDKGYLADHPGATAITPAQGEELRKQIGAAAYIECSSKTQQNVKAVFDTAIKVVLQPPRRKEVPKKKSKRSSGCLMANFMCGGTCDA from the exons ATGAGCGCCACCAAGTTCATCAAGTGTGTGACTGTTGGAGACGGGGCTGTGGGGAAGACCTGCATGCTCATATGTTACACCAGCAACAAGTTCCCCACT GACTACATCCCGACTGTGTTCGATAACTTCAGCGCTAATGTCTCTGTTGATGGCAGCATCGTCAACTTAGGATTGTGGGATACTGCAG GACAAGAAGACTACAGCAGGTTGAGGCCGCTGAGCTATAGAGGGGCAGATATATTTGTTCTGGCTTTCTCGCTAATCAGCAGGGCAAGCTACGAGAACGTTCTCAAGAAG TGGATGCCTGAGCTTCGACGCTTTGCACCAAATGTTCCTATTGTTCTGGTTGGAACAAAACTAG ATCTTCGCGAAGACAAAGGATATCTTGCTGATCATCCAGGTGCAACTGCAATAACTCCAGCTCAA GGAGAAGAGCTCAGGAAACAAATTGGTGCTGCAGCATACATCGAGTGTAGCTCCAAGACACAACAG AACGTCAAGGCTGTCTTTGATACTGCAATCAAGGTAGTTCTTCAACCTCCACGAAGGAAGGAGGTACCCAAGAAGAAAAGTAAAAGAAGCTCTGGTTGTCTAATGGC GAACTTCATGTGCGGAGGCACTTGTGATGCCTAG